In Acidimicrobiia bacterium, the following proteins share a genomic window:
- a CDS encoding GIY-YIG nuclease family protein codes for MTSTKYWVIDTGALQGELNENIGRYHDLGNLAHHLWEGDGVLKVRYNTISQSAQIEALGRVVATNAEDGTASISWQAVDFEIIPGPQGRRHWETKAYFILNAQRARSYELPEKFADAFGDNTWLTHKIHDSYYHRNELGGQLPTLDVREGFVYLMQWEHEYKIGKAVDIERRKKRLSRELNRDITVLHRIFSHDYTRAESDLHRKYASKRLHGEWFALEAEDVAWLLSIDQL; via the coding sequence ATGACCTCCACCAAATACTGGGTGATTGATACCGGAGCGCTTCAAGGGGAACTCAACGAAAACATCGGTCGCTACCACGACCTCGGCAACCTTGCTCACCACCTTTGGGAGGGCGATGGTGTGCTTAAAGTTCGTTATAACACCATCTCTCAATCCGCTCAAATAGAAGCTTTAGGCAGAGTCGTCGCTACAAACGCCGAAGATGGCACCGCCTCCATCTCTTGGCAAGCAGTTGACTTTGAAATCATTCCCGGCCCGCAGGGGCGGCGCCATTGGGAAACCAAGGCCTATTTTATTCTCAACGCCCAGCGAGCCCGCTCCTACGAACTCCCAGAAAAGTTTGCCGATGCATTTGGCGATAACACGTGGCTCACTCACAAAATTCATGATTCCTACTATCACCGCAACGAACTAGGAGGTCAACTTCCCACTCTTGATGTACGAGAAGGGTTTGTCTATCTCATGCAATGGGAACACGAATACAAGATCGGCAAAGCTGTAGACATTGAACGGCGAAAGAAGCGCTTAAGCAGAGAGCTCAACCGTGACATCACCGTGCTTCACCGTATTTTCAGCCACGACTACACCCGAGCCGAATCAGACCTCCATCGCAAATATGCTAGTAAACGCCTCCACGGCGAATGGTTTGCCCTTGAAGCTGAAGACGTCGCCTGGTTACTGTCAATTGATCAACTATGA
- a CDS encoding NYN domain-containing protein, translating into MIGKKPMKNRKSRNKNLPKTCPPPKKKCCTIRDPDPRRFLLIDLDNLQGSGSPSMGVVEQTRFDFEFVGNGPEDQMCCSYNHHYSQRVTEGEIKRIWAPALMRPATGANGADQALIAEAKVFLNMPGLTERFDEVIVGSGDHAFIPIVRQFVKRGLTVHLAVRNKASLSKRLQRETNGCIFLLNEQRCLRHDQPKNLAAPGHPNCKTANNQKRNNK; encoded by the coding sequence ATGATCGGAAAGAAACCCATGAAAAATCGAAAATCAAGGAACAAAAACCTTCCTAAAACATGCCCTCCGCCGAAGAAGAAATGCTGCACAATACGTGACCCTGACCCACGCCGATTTCTCCTCATTGACCTTGACAATCTACAAGGCAGCGGCAGCCCAAGCATGGGAGTTGTCGAGCAAACCCGCTTCGACTTTGAGTTCGTTGGCAACGGGCCCGAAGACCAGATGTGCTGCAGTTACAACCACCACTATTCGCAGCGAGTAACCGAAGGTGAAATCAAGAGGATCTGGGCTCCCGCACTCATGCGACCCGCCACCGGAGCCAACGGTGCCGACCAAGCGCTCATCGCCGAGGCCAAAGTTTTTCTTAACATGCCCGGGCTAACCGAACGATTTGACGAAGTAATCGTAGGGTCCGGCGACCACGCCTTTATTCCAATCGTTCGCCAGTTTGTTAAGCGTGGCCTCACCGTTCACTTGGCAGTTCGAAACAAAGCCAGCCTCTCAAAGCGGCTTCAACGCGAAACCAACGGATGCATCTTCCTTTTAAACGAACAACGCTGCCTCCGCCACGACCAGCCCAAAAACCTAGCCGCCCCCGGTCACCCCAACTGCAAAACAGCCAACAACCAGAAAAGGAATAACAAATGA